The following proteins are encoded in a genomic region of Populus nigra chromosome 16, ddPopNigr1.1, whole genome shotgun sequence:
- the LOC133676004 gene encoding receptor-like protein EIX1 — protein MGEPVQKPILGVGRFAGLNREYSVEYSIGSAPANSGSACKGNILGNILRLGWRLGLRLGSIEFSIQHSGLLSSWGSDEGEKSDCCKWAGVGCNNRIGRITMLDLHGLAVGGNITDSLLELQHLNYLDLSDNSFYGNPFPSFVGSLRKLRYLSLSNNGLIGRLSYQLGNLSSLQSLDLSYNFVVSFESLDWLSRLSFLEHLHLTGNHLTQANDWMQVVNKLPRLKDLQLSDCSLLSIVPPALSFVNSSRYLAILDLSFNHLSSSIVPWLSNSSDSLVDLDLSANQLQGSIPDAFGKMTSLTNLHLADNQLEGGIPRSFGGMCSLRELDLSSNNLSGPLPRSIRNMHGCVENSLKSLQLRDNQLHGSLPDFARFSSVTELDLSHNKLNGSLPKRLRQRSELVSLNLSDNQLTGSLPDVTMLSSLREFLIYNNRLDGNVSESIGSLSQLEKLNVGRNSLQGVMSEAHFSNLSKLQELDLSHNSLVLDISGTGISDTIPNWFWDLSNSSLTLLNFSHNNMRGMLPDLSSKYAEIVGVDLSSNQFEGPLPAFPLQTIALDLSNNMFSGPTSAICKIAGNKLTGEIPEEITSLLQLVALNLSGNNLTGGIPLKIGQLKQLESLDLSGNQLSGVIPSSTASLSFLSYLNLSSNNLSGKIPSGTQLQTFNASAFAGALLLKRSWRHAYFRFLDEAWDWIYVKIAVQKARLQPIYQRLLS, from the exons ATGGGTGAACCGGTCCAAAAACCAATTCTGGGCGTCGGGCGGTTCGCTGggttgaaccgggaatattctgtggaatattctatcggcTCGGCTCCGGCTAATAGCGGCTCGGCTTGCAAAGGGAATATTCTCGGGAATATTCTTCGGCTCGGCTGGAGGCTTGGCTTGAGGCTTGGCTCG attgagtttagtaTTCAACACTCTGGTCTTCTTTCTTCTTGGGGAAGTGACGAAGGAGAGAAGAGTGATTGCTGTAAATGGGCAGGAGTTGGTTGCAACAACAGAATTGGTCGCATCACCATGCTTGATCTTCATGGTTTGGCTGTGGGAGGTAACATTACCGATTCATTACTTGAGTTGCAGCATTTGAATTATTTAGACCTTAGTGATAATAGTTTCTATGGGAATCCTTTCCCAAGTTTTGTTGGCTCCCTCAGGAAATTAAGATACCTGAGTCTCTCCAACAATGGTTTAATCGGAAGGCTGTCATATCAGCTTGGGAACCTCTCTAGCCTGCAATCTCTTGATCTCAGCTATAATTTTGTTGTTAGTTTTGAAAGCCTTGATTGGCTTTCTCGTCTTTCTTTTTTGGAGCATCTTCACCTGACTGGAAATCACCTTACCCAAGCCAATGATTGGATGCAAGTCGTTAACAAGCTCCCTCGCCTAAAAGACTTGCAGTTAAGTGATTGTAGCCTTTTAAGCATCGTTCCTCCAGCTCTTTCTTTCGTCAATTCTTCAAGATATCTTGCTATCCTTGATCTTTCATTCAACCATCTTTCTTCATCAATAGTCCCCTGGTTGTCCAACTCCAGTGATAGCCTTGTTGATCTTGACCTATCGGCCAACCAGTTACAAGGTTCTATTCCAGATGCTTTCGGGAAAATGACTTCTCTCACGAATCTTCATCTTGCCGATAATCAACTTGAAGGAGGAATTCCAAGATCCTTTGGAGGAATGTGCAGCTTACGTGAGCTAGATTTGTCCTCCAACAACCTCAGTGGACCCCTTCCCAGGTCTATTCGAAATATGCATGGATGCGTAGAGAACTCGCTGAAGAGTTTGCAATTACGTGATAACCAACTTCATGGTTCTTTGCCTGATTTTGCAAGATTCTCTTCCGTTACTGAATTGGACCTCTCTCATAACAAATTGAATGGATCTTTACCAAAGAGATTGAGACAACGTTCTGAACTTGTTTCCTTGAACTTGAGTGACAACCAACTCACTGGATCACTGCCAGATGTTACGATGCTTTCATCATTGAGAGAGTTCCTTATATATAACAATCGATTAGATGGGAATGTTTCTGAAAGTATTGGAAGCTTATCTCAGCTCGAGAAATTGAATGTTGGGAGGAATTCTCTGCAAGGTGTGATGTCTGAAGCTCATTTCTCAAATCTATCCAAATTACAGGAATTGGATTTATCTCATAACTCTCTG gtGCTAGATATCTCTGGTACTGGAATTTCTGATACAATCCCCAATTGGTTTTGGGATCTGTCTAATTCCAGCTTGACCCTCTTAAACTTTTCCCACAACAACATGCGAGGTATGTTGCCTGATTTGTCATCAAAATATGCTGAAATTGTTGGGGTAGATTTGAGTTCCAACCAGTTTGAGGGCCCGTTACCAGCTTTTCCTTTACAAACAATTGCCTTAGATCTCTCTAACAATATGTTTTCAGGGCCAACTTCTGCTATATGTAAGATTGCAG GAAACAAACTAACCGGAGAAATTCCAGAAGAGATAACAAGTCTCTTACAATTGGTTGCACTGAACTTGTCAGGAAACAATTTGACCGGAGGTATCCCTCTCAAGATTGGGCAGCTGAAACAGTTAGAATCTCTTGATTTGTCAGGAAATCAGTTGTCAGGAGTGATTCCATCCAGCACCGCTTCTCTAAGTTTTTTGAGTTACTTGAACCTCTCCTCCAATAACTTGTCTGGGAAAATTCCATCAGGCACTCAGCTGCAAACCTTTAATGCTTCAGCATTTGCCG GTGCTTTACTGCTAAAGCGTTCTTGGAGACATGCCTATTTCCGGTTTTTGGACGAAGCATGGGACTGGATCTACGTGAAAATAGCTGTGCAGAAGGCAAGACTGCAGCCTATATATCAGAGACTCCTGTCTTAG